One Chlamydiales bacterium genomic window, GATGCGCGTACCATATAATCACAAACACTACCCTCATCATTTCTTACCTCTTCAACATTTCTGCCTCTCTTTGAAAGAATGACACCAGCAATAACATTAGCACAAGAAGACCCCATAGTAAATATTTTAAAGGCAGCCAAAGGATCCCCGCTATTATAAGAAACTGCCAAAGCAGCGCTACTTATATATCCAAGGCCTTCTACTACTTTATGTACTTTCATTTCTAAAATACCACGCTTCAACCACCTCCAACATCTTCTTCCATAAGAAGCATTATTATCCCTTACTGATCTCTCGTTATTTAAAACGTTGTCAATTCTCACTCCCGTAATCCCACTCATACAAAACCCCTCCAGTCTTTATTAAAAAATTGCAAAAACCGGGCAAGGTAGCATGTTGCGGTGATCTTTGTAAAGAGTTATTCAAAACGAGGAATCCTTTGCTGCAGGAATTCCTCTTAGTTGTACATAGTTGAAAATTGGTTTTTAAGATTTATAAGCCAAAATAAGTGCCTGAGCATCATTGGCAATATCTTTATCTGAACAATGAATAAGTTTTTGTGCCGATTCTAATCCCTCTTGGATATTTCCAAGAAAGAAAAGAGCTTTGGTGCGATTAATTTGAGCTCCAAGATGTGTTGAATCCAGTTGAATGGCTTCTTCCAACACTTTAATAGCCTTATTATGGTCTCCAAGAAGCATATATGTTGCTCCAAGAACACGTCTATCATAAGCATTCTCAGGATCTAATACCGTCAAAGCATCAAAAAAAATCTTTGCGATTTCATATTTACCCTCTTTAAAGTATGTAAAACCCGAAAACCTAAGTTCTTGCAAATGCATCGGCCCCCACCCAAGAACATCACACCAATTAGTTTCTGCCATAAATCACTTTTACCCTTGAATCAAACTACCTATTTTAGAATATACAAAAGAGCGATCTCTATAAAGTATTTTCAGCTGCTGCATAACATCTGTTAACTTTAAGCTTTCATTTTCTTCCTTTTCATCTTCTTTTTCATCTCCCTGCTGTCTATCTTTTTTATCTTTATCCGTCACATTACGAATAACTTCCATCATGCTATCTAAATTTTGCAACGATCCAAAAAGAGTTTCAGCCTGTTTTGAAACCGACGAGCGTAACTGTGTAAAGAAAGATGGAGGAGACTCACTATAAACAATACCTTTGGGCGAAAGTGAAAATAACTGCTCAAAAACAGAATATTTTGGCCCTCTATCCATCACCGTTGTTGCACTAGATGCAAGATAAGATGCAACAACATCCCTCGAAAAAGCCCCTTCACTCGCCTCTGTATCATGAGCGTAGCGAGTGTGTGCATCTTGCGGAATGCTATAAATTTTTACAGATTCTACCATATTTTATTTTCCATTATGCTTTTTTTATCATGCTTTTTTCTCATCCTAGTGTTAAACTGCCTTAATGTTCTTAAAGCAATCACCATTTTAATGTCTAATTTCCATTTTCCGCATATTCCCATTCTAGTCAACGAGTTCCTTCATCAGTTTAAAGAGAAAAAAATAACGACCTTTATTGATGCAACTCTTGGAGCTGCAGGTCATTCCTGCGCACTTTTAGAAAAACACCCTGAGATTGAACTCCTCATAGGCATTGACCAAGATACAAAAG contains:
- a CDS encoding tetratricopeptide repeat protein, with the translated sequence MAETNWCDVLGWGPMHLQELRFSGFTYFKEGKYEIAKIFFDALTVLDPENAYDRRVLGATYMLLGDHNKAIKVLEEAIQLDSTHLGAQINRTKALFFLGNIQEGLESAQKLIHCSDKDIANDAQALILAYKS